A single window of Nicotiana tomentosiformis chromosome 1, ASM39032v3, whole genome shotgun sequence DNA harbors:
- the LOC138908031 gene encoding uncharacterized protein, translated as MTHQVSAIVHSMAPNLEDPDAFTISCTIGSAEFSKALCDLGTSINLMPYSVFKTLGIRQPRPTSMRLQMVDSTMKRLLGVIEDVLVRVDKFILPADFVILDCEVDYEVPIILGRPFLATGKSLVDVEAGELTFRIGDEKVIFHVCNSMRQPNRKEVCSFVDLVTDVIVDETSAVMNVDDTLEAVFLNIDDDEMDGFIECVNSLQGMGSYNYAPRKLSLDLDNRKPPPTKPSIEEPPILELKPLPPHLRYEFLGPYSTLPIILFSCLTNVQINLEKDAKSFIEHQKRLNEAMKDVVKKEIINWLDVGIVYPISDSSWTSPVQCVPKKGGITMVTNDKNELIPTRTMTGWRVCMDYRKLNKVTRKDHFPLPFLDQNA; from the exons atgactcatcaagtgagtgcaattgtgcattccaTGGCTCCCAATTTGGAGGATCCCGACGCTTTCACGATTTCTTGTactattggaagtgccgagttttcAAAAGCACTATGTGATCTTGggacaagtatcaatttgatgccctattcagttttcaagactttgggaattaggcaaccaagacccacatctatgagattacaaatggtcgATAGTACCATGAAGAGActattgggagtgattgaagatgtattggttcgtgttgataaatttattcttccagcggattttgtcattcttgattgtgaggttgattatgaggtcccaattattcttggtagacctttccttgccaCGGGGAAGTCTCTAGTTGATGTTGAAGCTGGAGAACTTACCTTCCGgattggtgatgaaaaagtgattTTCCATGTGTGTAATTCCATGAGGCAACCCAATAGAAAAGAGGTGTGTTCTTTCGTGGACTTGGTAACCGATGTCATTGTAGATGAAACAAGTGctgtgatgaatgttgatgatacattGGAGGCCGTCTTTCTCaatattgatgatgatgagatggatggcttcatagaatgtgttaattctttgcaagggatgGGTTCGTATAATTATGCACctcgaaaactttccttggatcttgataATAGAAAacctcctcctacaaagccttcaattgaagagcctcctatcttggagttaaagccattacctccacatctcaggtatgaattccttggcccttacTCTACTTTACCAAttattcttttctcttgtttgactaacgtgcag attaacttggagaaagatgccaaatcCTTCATTGAACATCAAaagagactcaatgaagccatgaAAGACGTGGtaaaaaaggagatcataaattGGTTAGATGTCGGGATAGTCTACCCTATTTctgacagttcgtggacttctccggtacAATGTGTTCCGAAGAAAGGGGGCATAActatggtcaccaatgataagaacgagttgattccaacaagaacgATGACCggatggagagtgtgtatggactatcgaaagctaaacaaagtcacaaggaaagaccatttcccactaccctttcttgaccaaaatgcttga